GCTAAGTCGCATGCTCCGTCACCAAACTTCGTGTAAAATCCGGTAATATTTTCCGCTGAGTGGTCAGTACCAAGCACTAGACCGCCGACATAGCCAGCGATTTCGTATTGAGCAACCATGCGTGTGCGGGCTTTTACATTACCTTTTACAAAATCAACTCTAGATTCATCACTAGGTAGTAGGTCGTTTTCACCGAGTGCTGCGCGTGTAGCAGCATGTGTGCCTTCAACACCTGCTTGTATATTGACGGACACTGAATGCGTAGGCTGGATAAAAGAGAGCGCAAGTTGAGCTTCATCTTCATCTTTTTGCTCGCCGAACGGTAGGCGAACAGCAATAAACTGGTATTGCTCACTTTCGGTTTCTTTGTTTAACTCTTCGACTGCTAGCTGAGCTAGTCGGCCGCAAGTTGTTGAGTCTACACCACCACTGATACCGAGAACTAAAGACTTACAGCCTGATTCTTGTAGTTTTTGTTTGATGAAGTTTACGCGCCTTGTTATCTCATAGTGAGCGTCAATAGACGGCAGTACTCGCATCTCATCTCGAATTTGCTGTTCCATTAAAATATTCCTGCTAGCGTTAACGTTTTGTTTAAAAATATACTCAAGCATCTTGAGGTTACTTGGGTATAATATCATACCGATTTCATCCGATTAGAAAACTGTGAACGAAATTTTCACGTTAATTAAGGTATAAAATGAACAAAATCGCTGTATTTGGTAGCGCTTTCAACCCACCGACGTTAGGTCATAAAAGTGTGATTGACTCATTAGAGCACTTTGATCAAGTTCTGTTGGTTCCCAGCATTTCTCATGCTTGGGGTAAAGTGATGGCAGATTACGGTACTCGCTGCCAGCTCATTGAAGCCTTCATTAGTGATTTGAGTGTAACTAACGTGGAACTTTCTCGCATAGAAGAATGTCTATTTGTACCGGGTGAGAGCGTGACTACATATGCGGTACTCAATAAGCTGCAAAACGATTTTCCAGATTCGAGCCTTACATTTGTGGTTGGGCCGGATAATTTTGTGAAGTTTAGTCAGTTTTATAAAGCGGATGAAATATTGGCGAAGTGGAACGTGTTAGCTTGTCCCGAAACAGTTGCAATTCGAAGTACCCAAGTTCGAAAGCAGCTAGCCGAAAGTAAAAGCATTCGCTCGTTAACTACGGCTAGTGTTGAACAATTGCTTGGTGAGTTGAAAATATACGCGAGTTAAGGCCTTCTAGGCCGAATTGATAGATTTATAGGTTTTATTAAATGTACAAGATTGGATTACTATCGCTGCTTTTCTGGTTGCCAGTCCAGTCTTTTGCCTATTGTTCCAATAGCACTTCGTCAGTAGACACCAGCCACAATAAATCCAACATCAGTACCGGATTGGACTCTTCTCCATTGTGTGTGTCCAATCTCGATACCACACTTTTGCAGACTAGTTATTCAGCGAAATTGCCAGAGTTTAATTTTGCTGAAACTAATACCACCTCAAAAGGAAGCTATTGGTCTGATTGGGGGCTCAAGTATCATTCGGAACCATTTATTTCTGACCAATATTCGTTTGGTCATTTAGGCTTTGGAATTTGGGACCCTAACTCATCTAACGGTGAGAACTTGGGCACTACTTACAAGACCACCACTTTTAATGGCCAGAACAATATAGATATTGCGTCTGATCCCGAAGCTTGGGTGATGAACCATGGCGTGCAACTGAGCTTGGGATTTGGCAATAAACTGGCTGGCCAGCCAAGAGTTCGATTTGACTACTTGTGGCACGAAAACAGTGACGACAATGTCAGTATGCAAGTAGAGTTTCCATTTTAGCCAGGTAAGTTTCGCTTACTCCCAGACAAATATTGTTATTTCACGTTAATTCGTTACAATGCTGCTGGATTGCAAAGATGCATTGGTATTTGCGTCAAATGCTTTCCACAGAATTTTGCGTTTTATCTCTTTATCTCAAATAGAGACAACGTCATTTAAACTGAACACGTGTTGCTTGGTGTGCAACACCACTGTAAAGGACAAATAATGCCTATTATCACTCTCCCTGACGGCAGTCAGCGTCAATTTGACAACCCTGTTTCCACTTTCGAAGTTGCACAATCAATCGGTCCTGGTTTAGCGAAAGCAACCATTGCTGGACGAGTTGATGGTAACCGTGTTGATGCTTGCGATTTGATTGAAAACGATGCAAGTCTAGAAATCATCACAACGAAAGATGACGTTGATGGTTTAGAAATCGTTCGTCACTCTTGCGCTCACTTACTTGGTCATGCAATTAAGCAGCTTTATCCAGAAGCGAAAATGGCGATTGGTCCAACAATCGACAATGGCTTCTACTATGACATCGATATGGAGCATTCTTTAACGCAAGAAGATTTGGAAAAAATCGAAAAGCGTATGAAAGAGCTTGCGAAAACCAAGTATCAAGTCATCAAGAAAAATGTAAGCTGGCAAGAAGCGCGCGATACGTTTGAATCCCGCGGGGAAACTTACAAGATGGAAATCTTAGACGAAAACGTCGCGAGAGATGACCGTCCAGGCTTATACCATCACGAAGAATACATTGATATGTGTCGTGGTCCACACGTACCACATATGGGTTTTTGTCAGCATTTCACGTTGCTAAATGTTGCGGGTGCTTACTGGCGCGGCAACAGCGATAACAAGATGTTGCAGCGTATCTATGGTACCGCTTTCCATGATAAGAAAGCTCTGAAAGCGCATCTAACTCGCCTAGAAGAAGCTGCAAAGCGTGACCATCGTAAGATTGGTAAACAGCTTGATTTGTTCCACATGCAGCAAGAAGCGCCAGGTATGGTGTTTTGGCATCATAACGGCTGGTCAATCTTCCGTGATCTTGAAATGTTTGTGCGTGAGAAACTGACCGAGTACGATTATCAAGAAGTCAAAGGTCCATTAATCATGGATCGCGTATTGTGGGAGCGCTCTGGTCACTGGGACAAATATGCTGAAGCGATGTTTACGACTTCATCTGAGAACCGTGAATATGCTCTAAAGCCGATGAACTGCCCGGGACACGTTCAGATCTTCAACCAAGGCTTGAAATCATACCGTGATCTACCATTGCGCATGGCAGAGTTTGGCTCTTGTCACCGTAATGAGCCGTCTGGTGCTCTACACGGCATTATGCGTGTACGTGGGTTTACTCAAGACGATGCCCACATCTTCTGTACTGAAAGCCAGATCCAAGAAGAAGTAACAAGCTGTATTAAGATGGTTTACGACATTTATCAAACCTTTGGTTTTGAAAATATTGTTGTGAAACTATCAACTCGTCCTGAGAAGCGTGTTGGTTCTGATGAGATCTGGGATAAATCTGAAGAAGCATTAAAACAATCCCTTCAGTCAATGGATATTCCTTATGAGATCCAAGAAGGTGAAGGTGCGTTCTATGGCCCTAAAATTGAATTTACCTTACATGACTGTCTAGATCGCGCATGGCAGTGTGGTACAGTTCAGCTTGATTTTAACTTGCCAGGTCGTCTTGGTGCGACGTACGTTGGTGAAAACAACGAGCGTCATGTACCAGTGATGATTCACCGTGCAATTTTGGGTTCATTGGAAAGATTCATCGGTATTCTTATTGAAGAATACGCAGGCTTCTTCCCAACGTGGTTGGCTCCAGAGCAAGCAGTAATCATGAATATTACTGACAAGCAGTCAAATTACGTTCAAGAAGTTGCACAAAAACTACAAAAAAGTGGAATTAGAGCCAAAGCGGACTTGAGAAATGAGAAGATTGGCTTTAAAATCCGCGAACATACTTTGAAGCGTGTTCCGTATATGCTGGTTTGTGGCGACCAAGAAATGGAAGCTGGAGAAATTGCAGTACGTACACGTAAAGGTAAAGACCTAGGTAAGTTTAAAGTGGATGACTTTATCTCATACATCCAAGCCGAGGTTTCTACCCGCAAGCTCAATCTGGAGGAATAAACTATTAAAGGCGGAAGACGTGGCCAACAACCGGCCAAACAAAACCAGCACAGACTAAACGGTGAAATTCGTGGCGTACGTGAAGTTCGTTTAACTGGTGCTGACGGTGAGTCCGTTGGTGTTGTATCAATCAACGCAGCACTAGAAGCAGCTGATGAAGCTGGTATGGATCTCGTAGAGATCAGCCCTAACGCCGAGCCACCTGTTTGTCGTGTGATGGACTATGGCAAGTTCCTCTTCGAGAAGAGCAAAGCTGCTAAAGAGCAGAAGAAAAAACAAAAGCAGATCCAGATTAAGGAAGTAAAATTCCGTCCTGGAACTGATATAGGAGACTATCAGGTAAAACTACGCAACCTGACGCGTTTCCTAGAAGACGGCAACAAAGTGAAGGTAACAATTCGCTTCCGTGGCCGTGAAATGGCACACCAAGATATCGGTGTTGACGTTCTTAATCGATTGAAAGAAGACACAGCTGAATTAGCAGTAGTGGAGTCTTTCCCAAATCGTATTGAGGGCCGTCAAATGATTATGGTGCTTGCCCCTAAGAAGAAGTAATTAACGGCTTACAAGTAATAAACCCTGCCGTTGCAAAGTGGCAGGGTTTTATTCGCCCTAATTACATTGTTAATTAACTATCACAATGCGGAGTTATTCATCATGCCTAAGATGAAAACCAACAAAGGTGCTGCTAAGCGTTTCAAGAAAACTGCTGGTGGTATTAAGTACAAGCACGCTACTAAACGTCACATCCTGACTAAGCGTACTACTAAGAACAAGCGTCAACTACGTCCAAACGCAATCCTTCCTAAATGTGAAGTGGCTGCAGTTGTTCGTATGATGCCATACGCTTAATTCTTTTTAGTTTATTATCGTTTAGTTTAGGAGAAGCATAATGCCTCGCGTAAAACGTGGTGTACAAGCTCGTGCACGTCATAAGAAAGTTCTAAAACAAGCTAAAGGTTACTACGGAGCACGTTCACGTGTTTACCGCGTAGCTTTCCAAGCTGTTACTAAAGCTGGTCAATACGCATACCGTGACCGTCGCAACAAGAAACGTCAATTCCGTCAACTTTGGATTGCACGTATCAACGCAGCGTCTCGTCAAAATGGTCTATCTTACAGCCGTTTCATCAACGGTCTTAAGAAAGCATCTATCGAGATCGATCGTAAGATTCTTGCAGACATCGCAGTATTCGACAAAGCAGCATTTACTGTTTTAGTTGAAAAAGCGAAAGCAGCTCTTTAATTAGAACGCTGACTTGAACTTTAAAAAGGAGAGCTTCGGCTCTCCTTTTTGCTTTTTGATATTCAGATAGTTTCATCAACTCTTAGCTTTATTCAGCAAAAATATTGAGTACATAACGAGTGTTAATCCGACTAAGTTATACACTGTGAATGTCTCGCTAAGTATTGATATGGCCGCGATGGTGGTTACAGTGGGGCCTAGATTGTTGGTGAGGCTTACCTCTTGCGATGACAAGCGAGCAAGAGCAGCGCTCATCAAGTAAGAAGGAATAACCGTGCAGAAGATACCTAGCACTAAGCCGGTTACAATCAGTTGTGCATTCCAATTTGAGGCCGTGACATCAGATAGAGCGAGCTGTATTACGATAGCGCCTCCAGCAGCTGTCATCGCTAAACTCGTAAATAGCGAGCTCCCCATTTTTTGAATCAGTGATTTACTTAGCACAACATAAAATGCAAACGCAGTGGCTGAGGCAATGACTAATGCAGCACCTACTGAGATTCTATCTCCACCCATCTGGAAGTCATGGATGAAAATGACAGCCACACCTAGATAACCAAGTAAAGCAGACAACAGAGTGTTATTGGTGGGGCGCTGTTTGGATTTTCCCCAGACAATAAAAACGACTATTGTGGGGTAAAGAAACAGGAGTAGTCGCTCTAGCTGAGCCGAAATATCTTTTAGCGATAGAATATCAAGTAGGCTTGCAACGTAGTAGCCAAGAATTCCTATACAGCAGGTTAGTATGCCGTACTTTCTTACAGCAGACCGATTGACTTTATTTCGGAGTAAAATAAATAACATGCCTAGGTAGATTGGTAGCGAGCAAAATGCTCTCAGTGACATGATAGACGTCGCGTTTCCACCGTAGGAGTAGGCAATCTTGATAAGTACGGGTTTTAAGGAAAACATAATACAAGCTAAAACAGCACAGGAAAAACCTATTACTCGCGTCGAAAAGCGAAGCTGTAATATCTTGTTTGATAGGGTGTGATTCATTCTTTCTCTCCTAAATAAGTGCTGCGGCGAGAGAACGAAAACACAAGTATTAACCAAGCTACGTCAACTCGCAGCCAGGCACGACATTACCTACCGGCTACAGGGCATAGTTGAGAGTGGCCAACGGTAAGCAATAAAACGACTCATGGGCATATCTATGGATAAAGTCCGGTAAAGAACAATAAGTGAATATACAACCTATATAAAAACTACACTTAGGACAAGCGTTAAATTTATATTGGGCCTTATAAAACTTGACTAAACTTAAAGCGACTTAAGGAAAAGGGAGCTGTCGTAATAATGTTAAGGCCAACAAAACCCGAAAATGAACGAAAGCGTTTGAGTAACCTGCGTCGTTTAGCAATATTGGATACCGATCCCGAAGAGAGATTTGATAGAGTAACTCGATTGGCACGAAGAATATTTAATGTTCCGATAGCGTTAGTCAGTATTGTTGATGAAAATCGTCAGTGGTTTAAGTCTTGCTTTGGTCTGCCTGTTTCAGAAACGGAAAGAGATGTTTCATTCTGCGGCCATGCGATATTAGGTACGGATCCCTTTGTTGTTGAGGATGCCTCACAAGATCCGAGGTTTGCGGACAATCCATTGGTGGAAGGCGATCCGTATGTTCGATTCTATGCCGGGATTCCATTAGTCTATGACGAGGATACTGTTCTTGGAACACTGTGTATCATAGACGACAAACCTAGAGAGTTTAGTGAAGAAGAAATCAATGATCTTGTCGATTTAGCTAAAATGGCGGAAAGCGAGTTACGTGCTAGCCACAACGCAGAAATTGATGAGCTTACAAAGATTTCGAACCGCCGTGGCTTTATCAAGCTTGCTGACAAAGCTCTTAACTATTGTAAATGTGGTAACTATCCCTATTCACTTGCCTTTATTGATTTAGATAAGTTTAAGGTAATCAATGATAATTTTGGTCATAAAGAAGGTGATGCTGCTTTAATTACATTTGCTAACCTGATGTATAAGTCTTTTAGAGATATGGACGTTTTTGCTCGTATCGGTGGTGATGAGTTTGTGATCTTTATGGCTGGCTCGACAGAAGTAGTTGCTAAAACGGCGTTGAATCGATTTGCTACTGTGATTGACGAATACAACTCCAACTCTGGCAAAGACTACCAATTAGCTTTTAGTTATGGCTTAGCGACTGGCAATGCTCATTCAGGCAGTAGTGTTGAAGCGCTTATTGATGAAGCCGATAGAAGAATGTATGAGAAGAAAAGGGATACTTAGCTGGGAGCCCCCAGCAAATCATGCTAGGGGCTGACAATATTGACTTCTAGTTTGTTTTAAACTGTTCTTCCAAATAATTTACGATATCTGAAGACTCATAAAGCCATTGAACTTCACCATTTTGTTCAATACGCAAGCACGGTACTTTTGATTTGCCCCCTTCGGTAAGAAGCTCTTCGCGATATTGGCTATTATTCTTTGCATCTCGAAGCTCGACGTTAACGGTAAGCCTTTTCATTGCTCTTCTGACTTTTACGCAGAATGGACATGCGTTGAATTGGTATAGAGCTAAACTCTTAGACTTTTCGTTTACAGCCTGTTGCTCCTTTTCAGAGCGCTTTATTCCTTTTGGGCTGAATACAAAATTCAATAATAATATGAGCCTTCCTAGAAGCCATCGTACTAATTTCATAAGCTGATTACTCTTTTTAGCGGTAGTATTTTTATATCCAAGTAGCCTGATGCTGGTTTATAGCAGATTACTGGTGATTTTATTTGCGGCGTATTCTATCAGGCCTTGATGTAGAGTTCCTATAAGAAATTTCAAGCCAAGAAACTGGCAGTAATTTGCGAATGGTAAATCTTTGTAAACGTTGGAAAACTATGCTTAATCCCCGATTTTTGAAATGATCATTGTTTTACAATTTCACTTCAGCTGCTGTTTTTCACGGAGGAAGAATGAGAATAACTAAGCCGAATTTAGCCTTGTTTACAGTGATCGCTAGTGCTCTAGTAGGATGTACCCCAAATAGTGGAATAAGTAGTGAAAGCCCAGTGCGAGGGAGTATGAGTGATTATAGTGGAACGGGACATTTGACGCAGGGAGAAGCAAAGGTTGTCGATCGCAGTTTGTATACCTGCAAACAAGGGAGAAGCCGAGTCGCTGCAGTTGGTCAGATAGTCGATAAGGAAGGGAATACTTGGACTGTGCCGGCTGGCACTATGTTTCAAACAGCACCTAATGCGGCCGATTTATACAATGATTGTGAAGGTATTCGCCCCAACTCGTTATCTGAGGTCGACATGTCCAAAGTTCCGGTTGTAGACATTGAGTCTGATGGGCAGGTGATAACGGGCTATCTTTTTGCAGA
This genomic stretch from Vibrio marisflavi CECT 7928 harbors:
- a CDS encoding sensor domain-containing diguanylate cyclase, with product MLRPTKPENERKRLSNLRRLAILDTDPEERFDRVTRLARRIFNVPIALVSIVDENRQWFKSCFGLPVSETERDVSFCGHAILGTDPFVVEDASQDPRFADNPLVEGDPYVRFYAGIPLVYDEDTVLGTLCIIDDKPREFSEEEINDLVDLAKMAESELRASHNAEIDELTKISNRRGFIKLADKALNYCKCGNYPYSLAFIDLDKFKVINDNFGHKEGDAALITFANLMYKSFRDMDVFARIGGDEFVIFMAGSTEVVAKTALNRFATVIDEYNSNSGKDYQLAFSYGLATGNAHSGSSVEALIDEADRRMYEKKRDT
- the rpmI gene encoding 50S ribosomal protein L35, which codes for MPKMKTNKGAAKRFKKTAGGIKYKHATKRHILTKRTTKNKRQLRPNAILPKCEVAAVVRMMPYA
- the nadE gene encoding ammonia-dependent NAD(+) synthetase — encoded protein: MEQQIRDEMRVLPSIDAHYEITRRVNFIKQKLQESGCKSLVLGISGGVDSTTCGRLAQLAVEELNKETESEQYQFIAVRLPFGEQKDEDEAQLALSFIQPTHSVSVNIQAGVEGTHAATRAALGENDLLPSDESRVDFVKGNVKARTRMVAQYEIAGYVGGLVLGTDHSAENITGFYTKFGDGACDLAPLFGLSKRQVREIASTLGAPEVLVKKVPTADLEELAPQKADEDALNLTYDQIDDFLEGKPLPQEVSDRIVGIYKATQHKRLPIPTIYD
- the infC gene encoding translation initiation factor IF-3, with the protein product MKGGRRGQQPAKQNQHRLNGEIRGVREVRLTGADGESVGVVSINAALEAADEAGMDLVEISPNAEPPVCRVMDYGKFLFEKSKAAKEQKKKQKQIQIKEVKFRPGTDIGDYQVKLRNLTRFLEDGNKVKVTIRFRGREMAHQDIGVDVLNRLKEDTAELAVVESFPNRIEGRQMIMVLAPKKK
- a CDS encoding glutathione S-transferase N-terminal domain-containing protein, encoding MKLVRWLLGRLILLLNFVFSPKGIKRSEKEQQAVNEKSKSLALYQFNACPFCVKVRRAMKRLTVNVELRDAKNNSQYREELLTEGGKSKVPCLRIEQNGEVQWLYESSDIVNYLEEQFKTN
- a CDS encoding nicotinate-nicotinamide nucleotide adenylyltransferase — encoded protein: MNKIAVFGSAFNPPTLGHKSVIDSLEHFDQVLLVPSISHAWGKVMADYGTRCQLIEAFISDLSVTNVELSRIEECLFVPGESVTTYAVLNKLQNDFPDSSLTFVVGPDNFVKFSQFYKADEILAKWNVLACPETVAIRSTQVRKQLAESKSIRSLTTASVEQLLGELKIYAS
- the thrS gene encoding threonine--tRNA ligase → MPIITLPDGSQRQFDNPVSTFEVAQSIGPGLAKATIAGRVDGNRVDACDLIENDASLEIITTKDDVDGLEIVRHSCAHLLGHAIKQLYPEAKMAIGPTIDNGFYYDIDMEHSLTQEDLEKIEKRMKELAKTKYQVIKKNVSWQEARDTFESRGETYKMEILDENVARDDRPGLYHHEEYIDMCRGPHVPHMGFCQHFTLLNVAGAYWRGNSDNKMLQRIYGTAFHDKKALKAHLTRLEEAAKRDHRKIGKQLDLFHMQQEAPGMVFWHHNGWSIFRDLEMFVREKLTEYDYQEVKGPLIMDRVLWERSGHWDKYAEAMFTTSSENREYALKPMNCPGHVQIFNQGLKSYRDLPLRMAEFGSCHRNEPSGALHGIMRVRGFTQDDAHIFCTESQIQEEVTSCIKMVYDIYQTFGFENIVVKLSTRPEKRVGSDEIWDKSEEALKQSLQSMDIPYEIQEGEGAFYGPKIEFTLHDCLDRAWQCGTVQLDFNLPGRLGATYVGENNERHVPVMIHRAILGSLERFIGILIEEYAGFFPTWLAPEQAVIMNITDKQSNYVQEVAQKLQKSGIRAKADLRNEKIGFKIREHTLKRVPYMLVCGDQEMEAGEIAVRTRKGKDLGKFKVDDFISYIQAEVSTRKLNLEE
- a CDS encoding DMT family transporter; this translates as MNHTLSNKILQLRFSTRVIGFSCAVLACIMFSLKPVLIKIAYSYGGNATSIMSLRAFCSLPIYLGMLFILLRNKVNRSAVRKYGILTCCIGILGYYVASLLDILSLKDISAQLERLLLFLYPTIVVFIVWGKSKQRPTNNTLLSALLGYLGVAVIFIHDFQMGGDRISVGAALVIASATAFAFYVVLSKSLIQKMGSSLFTSLAMTAAGGAIVIQLALSDVTASNWNAQLIVTGLVLGIFCTVIPSYLMSAALARLSSQEVSLTNNLGPTVTTIAAISILSETFTVYNLVGLTLVMYSIFLLNKAKS
- the rplT gene encoding 50S ribosomal protein L20 — translated: MPRVKRGVQARARHKKVLKQAKGYYGARSRVYRVAFQAVTKAGQYAYRDRRNKKRQFRQLWIARINAASRQNGLSYSRFINGLKKASIEIDRKILADIAVFDKAAFTVLVEKAKAAL